A part of Paenarthrobacter sp. A20 genomic DNA contains:
- a CDS encoding iron-containing alcohol dehydrogenase: protein MVANIALPRIMKVGGGAIEHVGALLEELGAARPLVVTDAFMLTTGSVNALLHSIESSGLEAAVFSGVVPDPTTDSLHEGVTAAHNHEADIIIGLGGGSAIDTAKALGLLSRQGGQMRHYKAPRNNNGPAIPVVAIPTTAGSGSEATQFTIISDSETHEKMLCAGISFLPVAAVIDYELTVSMPPRLTADTGIDALTHAIEAYVSRKSNHFSDAFALSAIRAIGSNLRPVYADGANTKAREAMMLASTQAGIAFSNSSVALVHGMSRPIGAHFNVAHGLANAMLFPAVTKFSICAAESKYADCARALGVTSSSSSDHEAANALVAELDTLNRDLAVPTPEAFGIDRSEWEAKIALMADQALASGSPGNNPLIPDAGQIRAIYEEIYA, encoded by the coding sequence ATGGTCGCAAATATCGCGTTGCCCAGGATCATGAAAGTTGGCGGAGGTGCCATCGAACACGTTGGTGCCCTGCTGGAGGAACTTGGAGCAGCCAGGCCTCTGGTTGTCACAGACGCATTCATGCTGACGACTGGCAGCGTAAACGCGCTCCTGCATTCCATCGAGAGCAGCGGGCTGGAGGCTGCTGTCTTTTCAGGCGTGGTGCCGGACCCCACCACGGACTCCCTCCACGAAGGTGTAACTGCCGCGCACAACCACGAGGCGGACATCATCATCGGTCTGGGAGGTGGGAGCGCCATCGACACAGCCAAAGCTCTCGGTTTGCTGAGCCGCCAAGGCGGTCAGATGCGTCACTATAAGGCTCCACGCAACAACAACGGGCCAGCCATTCCCGTCGTCGCCATCCCCACGACGGCAGGCAGCGGATCGGAAGCAACGCAATTCACGATCATCAGCGACTCGGAAACGCATGAAAAGATGCTTTGTGCTGGGATCTCGTTCCTGCCAGTGGCCGCAGTCATTGACTACGAGCTAACAGTCTCCATGCCACCGCGGCTGACGGCCGATACTGGAATCGATGCGCTCACACACGCCATCGAAGCCTACGTAAGCCGTAAATCGAACCACTTTTCTGATGCGTTCGCGCTCTCGGCAATACGGGCCATCGGCTCGAATCTCAGGCCCGTGTATGCCGACGGGGCGAACACCAAGGCGCGAGAAGCGATGATGCTTGCCTCAACCCAGGCAGGTATTGCCTTCTCGAACTCCAGCGTGGCACTGGTCCATGGCATGAGCCGCCCCATCGGAGCCCACTTCAACGTCGCACACGGACTTGCGAATGCGATGCTGTTTCCGGCCGTTACAAAATTCTCGATCTGTGCCGCCGAGTCGAAGTACGCGGACTGCGCACGGGCATTGGGCGTCACCTCTTCGAGCAGTTCGGACCATGAAGCAGCAAACGCCTTGGTCGCGGAACTGGACACGTTGAACCGGGACCTTGCCGTACCGACACCTGAGGCCTTTGGAATCGATCGCTCCGAGTGGGAAGCCAAAATCGCGCTCATGGCCGATCAGGCGCTTGCCTCCGGCTCGCCGGGTAACAACCCGCTCATTCCTGATGCCGGGCAGATCCGGGCCATCTACGAGGAAATTTACGCCTAA
- a CDS encoding CoA-acylating methylmalonate-semialdehyde dehydrogenase, with protein MTTIHHFINGTETTGEGDRTQPVYNPATGRVSAELRLANEADLNATVAAARAAADSWGDISLAKRTAVLFKFRELVAAHVDELAELITAEHGKVLSDAKGEIGRGLEVIEFACGIPQLLKGDYSDQVSTGIDVFSFREPLGVVAGITPFNFPVMVPLWMAPMAIATGNAFILKPSERDPSASMLLAQLWKQAGLPDGVFQVLHGGKETVDGLLTHPDVDGISFVGSTPIAQYVHETATKHGKRVQALGGAKNHAIVMPDADLDNAADHLAAAAFGSAGERCMAISVAVAVGDAADLIVKKVEERALAIKVKNGTEPDADMGPVITPASKERILRIVTEAETAGAAMVVDGRDLVVPGHEDGFWVGPTVIDHVTAEMTAYAEEIFGPVLVVVRVADLEEGIALINSNPYGNGTAIFTSNGAAARKFQRSVTVGMVGINVPLPVPVAYHSFGGWKNSLFGDKHIYGPEGVSFYTRGKVITSRWPEPTHASGASYNFPSN; from the coding sequence ATGACCACTATTCATCATTTCATTAACGGCACTGAGACCACGGGCGAGGGGGACCGTACGCAACCGGTGTACAACCCGGCGACGGGGCGGGTTTCGGCAGAGCTGCGTCTGGCCAACGAGGCAGACCTGAACGCAACCGTCGCGGCGGCCCGCGCAGCAGCTGATTCCTGGGGCGATATTTCCCTTGCCAAGCGCACCGCGGTGTTGTTCAAGTTCCGTGAACTCGTCGCAGCGCACGTGGACGAACTCGCCGAGCTGATCACCGCCGAGCACGGCAAGGTCCTTTCGGACGCGAAGGGTGAGATCGGCCGTGGCCTGGAGGTCATCGAGTTCGCCTGTGGCATCCCTCAGCTGCTCAAGGGCGACTACTCCGACCAGGTCTCCACCGGCATTGACGTCTTCTCCTTCCGCGAACCCCTGGGCGTGGTGGCTGGTATCACGCCGTTCAACTTCCCGGTCATGGTGCCGTTGTGGATGGCCCCGATGGCCATCGCCACCGGCAACGCGTTCATCCTCAAGCCTTCCGAGCGTGACCCGTCCGCCTCGATGCTGCTGGCCCAGCTGTGGAAGCAGGCCGGCCTGCCCGATGGCGTGTTCCAGGTCCTGCACGGCGGCAAGGAAACGGTCGATGGGTTGCTGACCCACCCGGACGTGGACGGCATCAGCTTTGTTGGGTCCACTCCGATCGCCCAGTATGTCCACGAGACCGCCACCAAGCACGGCAAAAGGGTTCAGGCCTTGGGCGGGGCGAAGAACCATGCCATCGTGATGCCCGACGCGGACCTGGACAACGCCGCCGACCACCTCGCTGCTGCTGCTTTCGGTTCCGCCGGGGAGCGCTGCATGGCCATCTCCGTCGCCGTGGCTGTGGGGGACGCTGCGGATCTGATCGTGAAGAAGGTCGAGGAACGCGCCCTGGCCATCAAGGTCAAGAACGGCACCGAACCCGACGCCGACATGGGCCCGGTCATTACCCCGGCCTCCAAGGAACGCATCCTCCGGATCGTCACCGAAGCCGAAACCGCCGGAGCGGCGATGGTGGTGGACGGCCGCGACCTGGTAGTCCCCGGTCATGAAGATGGTTTCTGGGTTGGGCCTACCGTGATCGATCACGTCACGGCCGAAATGACGGCCTACGCCGAGGAAATCTTCGGACCGGTCCTGGTCGTGGTCCGTGTGGCGGATCTGGAGGAAGGCATCGCCCTGATCAACTCCAACCCGTACGGTAACGGCACGGCGATCTTCACCTCCAACGGCGCTGCAGCACGGAAGTTCCAGCGCTCCGTGACGGTGGGCATGGTCGGCATCAATGTGCCGCTGCCCGTCCCCGTGGCCTACCACTCCTTCGGCGGTTGGAAGAACTCCCTCTTCGGCGACAAGCACATCTACGGCCCCGAAGGCGTCTCCTTCTACACCCGTGGCAAAGTCATCACCTCACGCTGGCCCGAACCCACCCACGCCTCCGGCGCCTCCTACAACTTCCCCTCCAACTAG
- a CDS encoding Gfo/Idh/MocA family protein has translation MNEDGHLVWGLVGASDIAATRMIPAFRRVGDLVAGVFSNDAKHAKSYAQRHDIARHHGTLEELLSDGAIDAVYISSRNEYHSSQALAAAAAGKHILCEKPVATTLEDAYTMIGACRANDVVLAVNHHLPAAGTHRTIRELVAAGAIGRPLSANVRHSTLLPERLRGWRLESAPGAGVVMDLSCHNASVVNPLLGTRPLDVVATTLSQGSWPSGADDASSASIRYDGGVLVDFQDSFTLPFTPSFIRINGEQGSLVGLDVMTPEPVGSVHLTDNRGCREILVGDRRHSYDITLEHFRLAVRSGARPVVDGLDAANNLAVSLAIQAASNSGKREEIRFMER, from the coding sequence ATGAACGAGGATGGGCACTTGGTCTGGGGACTTGTCGGCGCCAGCGACATCGCTGCCACCCGCATGATCCCTGCCTTTCGCCGGGTCGGTGACCTGGTGGCTGGAGTCTTCAGCAACGACGCCAAGCATGCGAAGTCCTATGCCCAGCGCCATGACATCGCCCGGCATCATGGAACCCTTGAGGAGCTCCTGTCGGACGGGGCAATCGATGCTGTCTACATTTCGAGCCGAAACGAATACCACTCGTCACAAGCCCTCGCGGCAGCCGCCGCGGGAAAGCACATTCTGTGTGAAAAGCCCGTAGCAACGACGCTCGAAGATGCTTACACAATGATCGGGGCGTGCCGGGCCAATGACGTCGTGTTAGCCGTCAATCACCACCTCCCGGCAGCTGGAACTCATCGCACCATCCGGGAACTTGTCGCCGCTGGCGCCATCGGACGTCCTCTTAGCGCAAATGTCAGGCACTCCACACTCCTGCCTGAACGCCTCCGTGGCTGGCGGCTGGAGAGCGCCCCGGGCGCCGGCGTAGTCATGGATCTCTCGTGCCACAATGCCTCAGTCGTCAACCCACTGCTGGGCACTCGTCCCCTTGATGTCGTTGCCACGACGCTTTCCCAAGGCAGTTGGCCTTCCGGCGCGGACGACGCCTCCAGCGCCTCAATCCGATACGACGGCGGGGTCCTGGTCGATTTCCAGGACTCATTTACGCTGCCCTTTACGCCCTCGTTTATCAGAATCAACGGTGAACAAGGCAGCCTCGTTGGGCTTGATGTCATGACGCCAGAGCCGGTCGGATCTGTCCATCTCACTGACAACAGGGGGTGCCGGGAGATCTTGGTGGGGGACCGAAGGCATAGCTATGACATCACGCTCGAGCATTTCCGCTTAGCGGTACGCTCGGGTGCCCGACCCGTAGTCGATGGGCTTGATGCCGCGAACAATCTGGCGGTGAGTCTCGCTATCCAAGCAGCGTCAAACAGTGGCAAGAGAGAAGAAATAAGGTTCATGGAACGGTAG
- a CDS encoding MFS transporter: protein MSPSILTPRRALVRARWGVFGTFAGVGFLSAIWLVNIPDIQERTGTSHAVLGGLILLLGLGALVSMQFTGLLIRRIGSRASCSLGLGLLVITVNLPGMATDAVSLGIALFIFGLGHGITDVAMNQHAVVVEREYGRPIMSAFHAFYSLGGALGAVAAAAGQSTGLDLAWILFIACLVGAAAAASSVPALLSRATERRLETGTSPVSLAEHASPVRDTSGRNRRRIVALAVMAFLILLSEGAANDWSALQTVEHLNEPEAAAALAYGAFAGAMTVGRLLADRASNALGPVRVVRYGSIMAGAGMLAVVVSTFYPLSIIGWTLFGLGLSGIIPQVYTAAGAAGRSDSGKTLARVVSCGYVGLLAGPAIIGWLGGMVGLTLAFILPLLFCGFGVLLAKAVAPGKDDGVADHLRSIPASSSDR, encoded by the coding sequence ATGTCTCCCAGCATCCTCACGCCTCGACGGGCACTCGTCCGTGCACGATGGGGTGTGTTCGGCACGTTCGCGGGAGTCGGGTTCCTCTCAGCAATATGGCTTGTCAATATTCCGGACATCCAAGAGCGGACAGGGACTTCCCATGCCGTGCTCGGCGGACTCATCCTTCTTCTGGGGCTCGGTGCGTTGGTGTCCATGCAGTTCACCGGCCTCTTGATCCGCAGGATCGGAAGCCGTGCCAGCTGCTCGTTGGGGCTAGGGCTCTTGGTCATCACGGTGAACTTACCGGGTATGGCCACCGACGCCGTTTCCCTTGGGATCGCCCTTTTTATCTTTGGTCTCGGCCACGGGATTACCGATGTGGCGATGAATCAGCATGCCGTGGTCGTGGAGCGGGAATACGGGCGGCCCATCATGTCCGCCTTCCATGCTTTCTATTCCCTTGGCGGCGCACTGGGTGCCGTTGCCGCAGCAGCGGGGCAATCCACCGGTCTGGACCTTGCATGGATTCTTTTCATTGCTTGCCTCGTTGGTGCGGCAGCCGCAGCTTCTTCGGTGCCTGCCCTTCTTTCCCGGGCAACCGAACGCCGACTCGAAACCGGCACCAGCCCTGTGTCGCTGGCCGAACATGCATCGCCAGTACGTGATACGTCTGGTCGTAACAGGCGCAGAATCGTCGCTCTCGCCGTCATGGCGTTCCTGATACTGCTGTCGGAAGGGGCGGCAAACGATTGGAGCGCTCTCCAGACGGTCGAGCATCTCAACGAGCCCGAGGCTGCGGCCGCCCTGGCCTATGGGGCGTTTGCGGGGGCCATGACAGTCGGTCGGCTCCTCGCCGATCGAGCTTCGAATGCGTTGGGTCCAGTCCGAGTGGTCCGCTACGGTTCCATCATGGCCGGAGCAGGAATGCTTGCGGTAGTCGTGTCGACCTTCTATCCGCTCTCCATCATCGGATGGACCTTGTTCGGTCTGGGACTTTCAGGGATCATTCCGCAGGTTTACACCGCAGCGGGCGCTGCGGGAAGGAGCGATTCCGGCAAAACACTCGCACGGGTGGTCAGCTGCGGGTATGTGGGCCTTCTGGCAGGTCCGGCAATTATTGGCTGGTTGGGTGGAATGGTTGGGCTGACGCTGGCGTTCATCCTGCCGTTGCTGTTTTGTGGTTTCGGAGTCCTCCTTGCCAAAGCCGTGGCCCCTGGGAAGGACGATGGTGTAGCCGACCACCTGCGAAGCATCCCCGCGTCCAGCTCTGATCGCTAG
- a CDS encoding sugar MFS transporter, with product MTLTHAQSSTWGGVTRTQLVRARIATFFGYFQIGVALNMWSSSTSSLQRSYGWIGSDGTVDALHFGMLTTAIGVGAVIGSFLTGPLADRYGPRMVIWPLLVLFPASFLPLALTNSFVAALVLGVAIGLVRGGLDTATGALAIALERHYERPLMAGFQAIFPIGGFLGGWASSGLIVLLGVHDSPLPLYAVEGLILAGIGAVVGGWVLRKDQILPADHQNHKLNSVRLQTSVVQKGLPALACVLGGMLVLSMWVESSLWDWGQTFGVEVYGSTTAAAAVAISFFSLGEFAGRMISDRLVMRFGEVRVLLVSGLIGIFGALVLILGRGDLTLASGMFLVGVGVASMAPVMLSSAGRLDPANAGRSIGIVTGIGYVAMLAGPLGMTVVVSAFGSISIPFVALALLVLIVAFSPMVSKVLPAQRSAELALSESAR from the coding sequence ATGACCCTAACGCACGCTCAATCTTCTACGTGGGGCGGTGTCACGCGAACGCAGCTTGTGCGTGCCCGTATCGCCACCTTCTTCGGCTACTTCCAGATAGGCGTAGCCCTCAACATGTGGTCGTCGAGCACATCCTCGCTCCAGCGCAGCTATGGCTGGATCGGGTCCGACGGCACCGTCGACGCCCTCCATTTCGGCATGCTGACGACGGCCATAGGCGTCGGCGCCGTCATTGGAAGCTTTTTGACCGGTCCCTTGGCCGATAGATATGGGCCGCGAATGGTCATCTGGCCCCTCTTGGTGCTTTTTCCCGCAAGCTTCCTCCCTCTTGCCCTGACTAATTCCTTCGTCGCAGCGCTGGTGCTGGGCGTCGCCATCGGCCTCGTCAGGGGCGGCCTCGACACCGCCACGGGGGCCTTGGCAATAGCCTTGGAACGTCACTACGAACGGCCGCTCATGGCTGGATTCCAAGCCATCTTCCCCATCGGTGGATTCTTGGGCGGCTGGGCGTCGAGCGGCCTCATCGTGCTACTGGGCGTCCATGATTCGCCGCTGCCCCTGTACGCAGTAGAGGGCCTCATCCTCGCAGGGATTGGCGCGGTGGTCGGAGGCTGGGTACTCCGCAAAGACCAGATCCTTCCGGCTGACCACCAGAACCACAAGCTGAACTCAGTGCGGCTACAAACGAGTGTCGTCCAGAAAGGCTTGCCGGCCCTGGCATGCGTACTTGGCGGCATGCTCGTGTTGTCCATGTGGGTTGAGTCTTCCCTTTGGGATTGGGGTCAAACGTTCGGAGTCGAGGTTTACGGCTCCACCACCGCAGCCGCTGCGGTCGCAATCTCCTTCTTCTCCCTGGGTGAGTTTGCCGGACGAATGATTTCCGATCGGCTGGTGATGCGATTCGGAGAGGTCAGAGTATTACTGGTGAGCGGACTTATCGGCATCTTCGGAGCGCTGGTCCTCATCCTGGGACGAGGTGATCTCACACTTGCCAGCGGCATGTTCCTCGTTGGCGTAGGCGTCGCAAGCATGGCCCCCGTCATGCTATCGAGCGCGGGTCGACTCGACCCCGCGAACGCCGGGCGGAGCATCGGTATCGTCACCGGAATCGGCTACGTTGCGATGCTCGCAGGGCCCCTGGGAATGACCGTCGTCGTGAGCGCGTTTGGCTCGATTTCGATTCCATTTGTTGCCCTTGCCCTCCTTGTCTTGATCGTCGCATTCTCACCGATGGTCTCAAAGGTCCTTCCGGCGCAACGCAGCGCGGAGCTGGCCTTGTCCGAATCTGCGCGTTAG
- a CDS encoding ThuA domain-containing protein has translation MTKVLYLYGGWPGHNPYGVADWTRSLLQSLDFEVQESTDIFILDQDLTDYDLIINNWNNALLSETLTPSQEAHLLGAVEAGTGFVSWHGGGAAFRGSVMYHMMLGADVFYHPAGEGTRHPYPLYVMDRDHPITRGIQDFHAASEQYYMNVDPRNHVLLETVFDGEHMPWLDGQRMPQAWTKDWGKGRVFYSALGHYLDDLTAAPVEEIVRRGLLWARRNHQSAD, from the coding sequence ATGACCAAAGTTCTATATCTCTACGGTGGCTGGCCGGGACACAACCCTTACGGCGTTGCGGACTGGACGCGGTCCTTGCTGCAGAGTCTGGATTTCGAGGTGCAGGAATCGACGGATATCTTCATCCTCGACCAGGATCTGACCGATTACGACCTGATAATCAACAACTGGAACAATGCCCTCCTCAGCGAGACTCTGACCCCGTCCCAGGAAGCACATCTGCTCGGCGCGGTGGAGGCAGGGACCGGATTCGTCTCATGGCATGGTGGTGGGGCGGCGTTCAGGGGCAGCGTGATGTACCACATGATGCTGGGCGCCGACGTGTTTTACCACCCTGCAGGTGAGGGAACGCGTCATCCATACCCGTTGTATGTGATGGATCGGGACCATCCGATTACCCGTGGAATACAAGACTTCCATGCTGCCAGCGAGCAGTACTACATGAACGTAGACCCCCGCAATCACGTACTTCTTGAGACAGTGTTCGACGGCGAACACATGCCCTGGCTTGATGGCCAGCGCATGCCGCAAGCGTGGACCAAAGACTGGGGCAAGGGCCGGGTGTTCTATAGTGCCCTCGGCCACTACTTGGACGACCTAACAGCTGCCCCGGTAGAGGAAATCGTCCGACGAGGTCTTCTTTGGGCACGCCGTAACCATCAATCCGCCGACTAA
- a CDS encoding heme-degrading domain-containing protein, translated as MTDSPRIAELKQHEEELVFAAFDNHDAWRLGSLIANHAIAAGFGVAIDIRRHNIVLFRCVLPGATSDQEEWIRRKSASVLRFEHSTALLSEEFSARGHSPVGGGWLAHEDYTLAGGSFPIRVRGAGVIGAITVSGLSSDDDHQLVVDGIRSYLKTVGV; from the coding sequence ATGACCGACTCGCCGCGCATTGCTGAGCTGAAGCAGCACGAGGAAGAGCTGGTCTTCGCAGCCTTCGACAACCACGACGCCTGGCGGCTCGGTTCGCTGATCGCCAACCATGCCATCGCTGCCGGCTTCGGGGTTGCCATCGACATCCGCCGTCATAACATCGTGCTCTTCCGCTGCGTCCTGCCGGGGGCAACCTCGGACCAGGAGGAGTGGATCCGCCGCAAGTCCGCGTCGGTGCTGCGCTTTGAGCACAGCACGGCGTTGCTGTCCGAGGAGTTCTCCGCCCGAGGACACAGTCCTGTTGGTGGCGGCTGGCTCGCCCACGAGGACTACACCTTGGCTGGAGGCTCGTTCCCTATCCGGGTGCGCGGCGCCGGCGTGATCGGTGCGATCACGGTGTCCGGGCTGTCGTCCGACGACGACCACCAACTGGTGGTGGACGGGATTCGGAGCTATCTGAAGACGGTGGGGGTTTAG
- a CDS encoding Gfo/Idh/MocA family protein: protein MTLSNGTSDGTIRWGILGTGFIAGLQTKDLNENGFTVQAVGSRSLDSSKAFAEQYGVATAHGCYEDLVADPLIDVVYIATPHPFHHANALLALNAGKHVLVEKSFTMNAREAQDIIDVAESKGLVALEAMWTRFLPHMIRVRDIIAAGTIGEVRKVVASHNQSLPQDPAHRLNDPALGGGALLDLGIYPVSFAFDILGTPAAIRASASMSATGVDRQTAAIFEYTNGAQAIVDCELDAASANRAMVIGTNGWIDIEHTWYNPVPFTVHAVDGSVIERYDEPVGSRGMQFQAAELERLVRDGSTAGTVLPPAETVAIMAAMDEMRRQIGLSYEADAVEGAS from the coding sequence GTGACTCTCAGCAATGGCACCTCCGACGGAACCATCCGCTGGGGAATCCTCGGCACCGGTTTTATTGCGGGGCTGCAGACGAAGGACCTGAACGAGAACGGCTTCACGGTGCAGGCCGTGGGGTCCCGTTCGCTGGACTCGAGCAAGGCGTTCGCCGAGCAGTATGGCGTGGCCACCGCGCATGGCTGCTATGAGGATCTGGTGGCTGACCCGTTGATTGACGTGGTGTACATCGCCACACCGCACCCGTTCCACCACGCCAATGCGCTGCTGGCCTTGAACGCTGGCAAGCACGTGCTGGTGGAGAAGTCGTTCACCATGAACGCCCGCGAAGCACAGGACATCATTGACGTGGCCGAGTCCAAGGGGCTCGTGGCCCTGGAAGCCATGTGGACCCGGTTCCTCCCGCACATGATCCGCGTTCGCGACATCATCGCTGCCGGCACCATCGGGGAGGTCCGCAAGGTGGTCGCCAGCCACAACCAGAGCCTCCCCCAAGACCCTGCGCACCGGCTCAACGATCCCGCGCTCGGCGGCGGAGCGCTGCTGGACCTGGGCATTTATCCGGTCTCCTTCGCGTTTGACATCCTGGGAACGCCGGCCGCAATCCGGGCCAGCGCCTCCATGTCCGCGACGGGCGTCGACCGGCAGACCGCTGCGATCTTCGAATACACCAACGGCGCCCAGGCGATTGTTGATTGTGAGCTCGATGCCGCCAGCGCCAACCGCGCAATGGTGATCGGAACCAACGGCTGGATCGACATCGAGCACACTTGGTACAACCCCGTTCCTTTCACAGTCCACGCCGTGGACGGCAGCGTTATTGAACGGTATGACGAGCCCGTCGGCAGCCGTGGGATGCAGTTCCAGGCCGCTGAGCTGGAGCGTCTGGTTCGGGATGGTTCTACTGCTGGAACCGTCCTTCCCCCGGCCGAGACCGTGGCCATCATGGCGGCGATGGACGAGATGCGCCGGCAGATCGGTTTGAGCTACGAGGCCGACGCAGTAGAGGGTGCGTCATGA
- a CDS encoding biopolymer transporter Tol encodes MIRALQPGQRCEVWIASVTGQAELVYSADDVLLEAPNWTLDGEALVLNGDGKLWRFDLSASSLEAVPLSGVPDLNNDHVLAPDGKDIFLSANDGHIYRAALSGGPATRITDDDGSFHFLHGVSPDGKELAYVGIEAGDFTQPGRLMTLASDGGAAARVDVGSGHCDGPEYSPDGEWLYLNTESFSSVPGHAQLARITIDGNEFEQLLESDTVDWFPHVSPDGRFASYIRFPSGTEGHPADLPVDVVLVSTEDWTTPLHTWPLFGGQGTLNVNSWSPDSGRFAFVAYPISDPTKD; translated from the coding sequence GTGATCCGCGCCCTTCAACCCGGGCAGCGCTGCGAAGTCTGGATCGCGTCGGTCACCGGCCAGGCCGAGCTGGTGTACTCCGCTGATGACGTGCTGCTGGAGGCGCCCAACTGGACCCTCGACGGCGAGGCACTCGTCCTCAACGGGGACGGAAAGTTGTGGCGCTTTGATCTGTCCGCCAGTTCCCTGGAGGCTGTTCCGCTGAGTGGCGTCCCGGACCTCAACAACGATCACGTTCTGGCACCTGACGGCAAGGACATCTTCCTCTCCGCCAACGATGGCCACATCTACCGTGCCGCGCTTTCCGGTGGCCCGGCCACCAGGATCACTGACGACGACGGTTCCTTCCACTTCCTCCACGGAGTCAGCCCTGACGGAAAGGAACTCGCCTACGTGGGCATCGAGGCGGGCGACTTTACGCAGCCGGGCCGCCTGATGACCCTGGCGTCCGACGGCGGTGCTGCCGCCCGCGTTGATGTCGGGTCCGGTCACTGCGACGGCCCGGAGTACTCGCCGGATGGGGAGTGGCTGTACCTGAACACAGAATCGTTCAGCTCGGTACCCGGCCACGCCCAGCTTGCCCGGATCACGATCGACGGCAACGAATTCGAGCAGCTCCTCGAGTCCGATACCGTCGACTGGTTTCCGCACGTCTCCCCCGATGGGCGCTTCGCCAGCTACATCCGATTCCCCAGCGGAACGGAAGGCCACCCCGCCGACTTGCCGGTCGACGTCGTGCTTGTTTCGACCGAGGACTGGACCACTCCCCTCCATACATGGCCACTCTTCGGCGGCCAAGGTACCCTCAACGTCAACAGCTGGTCGCCGGATTCCGGGCGCTTTGCGTTTGTGGCGTACCCAATTTCCGACCCAACAAAGGACTAG
- a CDS encoding DUF1080 domain-containing protein — protein sequence MAETETHEDAGFVPLFDGTTLSGWRTVPRIYGSLYPGGPSVLDLFAQDGRELPVEPEKHPAKWFVDNGVLVGEQDSPGSGYGGYLVTEKAYGDFELVLEMRPDWPADTGVMLRRLPDSWEGFQVLVDHRPSGGIGGFFGNGLASFSAVPFAVDVARDTSGRPTGLIADDPTSSVEPVTEEKRARLSYAADVDDFLNAWRWDDWNELRIRCVGALPVITTWVNGLKIAELDTATLDSPDYNPSDVLDVLGERGHIALEVHDNDSYFGEARWGVGAQCRWRNIRIKELTPIGTEVSE from the coding sequence GTGGCTGAGACAGAAACTCACGAGGACGCCGGGTTCGTCCCCCTGTTCGACGGCACCACTCTGTCCGGTTGGAGAACCGTGCCCCGCATTTACGGATCTTTGTACCCGGGTGGCCCTTCCGTCCTGGATCTCTTCGCGCAAGACGGAAGGGAACTTCCGGTCGAGCCCGAGAAGCATCCAGCGAAGTGGTTCGTGGACAACGGTGTGCTGGTGGGCGAACAGGACTCCCCGGGGAGCGGCTACGGCGGATACCTCGTCACGGAGAAGGCCTACGGTGACTTTGAACTGGTCCTGGAAATGCGGCCCGACTGGCCTGCAGATACTGGCGTCATGCTTCGACGCCTGCCTGACAGTTGGGAAGGCTTCCAGGTCTTGGTGGACCACCGTCCGTCCGGCGGCATCGGCGGGTTCTTCGGCAACGGACTGGCGAGTTTCTCGGCTGTACCGTTCGCCGTGGACGTAGCCCGCGACACCTCGGGACGGCCGACTGGCCTGATCGCCGATGACCCCACCTCGTCTGTCGAACCAGTCACCGAAGAAAAGCGTGCCCGACTGAGCTACGCGGCCGACGTCGACGATTTCCTCAATGCCTGGCGCTGGGACGACTGGAACGAGCTTCGGATCCGTTGCGTGGGTGCGCTTCCTGTTATAACGACCTGGGTCAATGGCCTCAAGATCGCCGAGCTTGACACCGCCACCCTGGACTCGCCCGATTACAACCCGTCCGATGTCCTGGACGTGCTCGGCGAACGCGGGCATATCGCGTTGGAGGTCCACGACAACGACTCGTACTTCGGCGAGGCACGCTGGGGTGTCGGAGCGCAATGCCGCTGGCGGAATATCCGTATTAAGGAACTCACGCCTATCGGCACGGAGGTGTCAGAGTGA